One window from the genome of Gemmatimonadota bacterium encodes:
- a CDS encoding phytanoyl-CoA dioxygenase family protein — MNRRWLNHCLTEDERLEFEDRGYLIIENALSDTKRRQLTRAVDRVNAEEREKQKIEPHKRVHELDFIGRDQVFIDLIDHYTTFPKVWGILGWNIQIYLAHMDVTPPEPPDSKRGLGIGWHQDTGRVNQEMETSPRPRLSVKVAYFLSDTSEPGRGNFHVIPGSQLKDTMKWPNGNRNQMVKGAIPVLAPRGSAVIFDRRLWHSASANYWTQPRKVVFYGYAYRWLQARGDCNVENFWDQLSPIRKQMCRYSPSGIHGYTSPKEEDVPLKSWIREYQGKEAVMP, encoded by the coding sequence ATGAACAGACGCTGGCTAAACCATTGCCTCACTGAAGACGAACGGCTCGAATTTGAGGATCGCGGTTATCTGATCATTGAAAACGCGCTGAGCGACACAAAAAGAAGACAATTGACCAGAGCAGTTGACCGCGTCAATGCCGAAGAACGCGAAAAGCAAAAAATCGAACCCCATAAGCGGGTTCACGAACTCGACTTCATAGGGCGGGATCAGGTATTTATTGACTTGATCGATCACTACACCACATTTCCAAAAGTCTGGGGAATTTTGGGATGGAATATTCAAATCTATCTGGCACACATGGACGTCACGCCTCCCGAACCACCAGATAGCAAACGCGGTTTGGGAATCGGCTGGCATCAGGATACCGGGCGCGTGAATCAGGAAATGGAGACAAGCCCAAGGCCGCGCTTATCAGTCAAAGTGGCCTACTTTCTATCGGATACCAGCGAACCGGGGCGAGGCAATTTTCACGTCATACCGGGAAGCCAGTTAAAAGATACGATGAAATGGCCCAACGGAAATCGCAATCAGATGGTAAAAGGCGCCATACCCGTCCTCGCTCCCCGGGGATCAGCCGTTATTTTTGACCGCCGGTTGTGGCATTCGGCGAGTGCAAATTATTGGACGCAACCCCGCAAGGTGGTCTTCTACGGCTACGCTTATCGCTGGCTTCAAGCGCGCGGCGACTGCAACGTGGAAAATTTCTGGGATCAACTAAGTCCAATCCGAAAGCAGATGTGTCGATATTCCCCTTCGGGCATTCACGGCTACACATCCCCAAAAGAAGAGGACGTACCTTTGAAAAGCTGGATCCGAGAATATCAGGGCAAAGAAGCTGTGATGCCTTGA